The Aeoliella mucimassa genome includes the window CGCCCGCATCCAGTTGGCGTTCGCCGGCCAGGCGGGAGCGGTAACTAGCTTGCCATCGGTGATCGCGCTATCGAGTCCGGCCGAGGGGGTGTCCCAGGTCGCGCCGGCCGCTTCCAGCTCGGGACGCACTGTGGGGTAAGCCTGGCAGCGTTTGCCTTCCACCACCTTGGCAGCCGCCAGGATCAGCGGGGCATGGCACGTTGCGGCAATCGGCTTGTCGGCCGCGGCGAACTGCTGCACTAGCTCGATCACTCGCGAGTCGATCGCCAGGTACTCGGGAGAACGCCCACCTGGCAGCACCAGCGCGTCGTAGTCGTCGGCCTTGGCTTCGGCAAACGCAGCAGTGACAGGGAAGTTATGCCCCCGCTTCTCGCTGTAGGTTTGCTGACCTTCGAAATCGTGAATCGCGGTGGCCACGGAGTCGCCCGCCACTTTATCGGGGCAGACGATATCGACCGTGTGCCCCACCATTTGCAGAATCTGCAGCGGCACCATGGCCTCGTAATCTTCGACGAAGTCGCCGACTAGCATCAGGATCTTAGACATAATTGAGTTCCGGAGTGTTATGGAAGCGAGGAAGCGGCGATCGGTGGCTACTCTTTCATCAGCAGATACTCTGGCAAACGCT containing:
- a CDS encoding DJ-1/PfpI family protein is translated as MSKILMLVGDFVEDYEAMVPLQILQMVGHTVDIVCPDKVAGDSVATAIHDFEGQQTYSEKRGHNFPVTAAFAEAKADDYDALVLPGGRSPEYLAIDSRVIELVQQFAAADKPIAATCHAPLILAAAKVVEGKRCQAYPTVRPELEAAGATWDTPSAGLDSAITDGKLVTAPAWPANANWMRAFLEVLGTKIS